The Fuscovulum sp. sequence CGCGCCCTTCGCTGCGCGAAGCCGTGGGTGACCTTCAGGATCGCGGCCTTCTGGTCGCACGCCCCAACGCGGGCATCTACGTGGCCGATGTCCTGGGTTCTGCCTTTGCCCCCGCGCTGGTGGACCTCTTCTCCCGCCATGACGAAGCGGTGTTCGACTACATCGCCTTTCGCCGCGATATGGAAGGTCTGGCCGCCGAACGCGCGGCCCGCCTCGCCTCAGACACCGATCTCATGGTCATCAACGCCATCTACGCCAAGATGGAAGCCGCCCATGGCAAACGCGACCCGTCGGATGAGGCGGCGCTGGACGCCGAATTTCACATGGCCATCATCGAGGCCAGCCATAACGTCGTCATGCTGCATATGATGCGGTCAATGTTCGACCTGCTTCGTCAGGGCGTGTTCTACAATCGCCAGATGATGTTCAAGGCCCGCACCACGCGCGAGGCGCTCTTGGATCAGCACCGCGCCATCAACGCCGCCCTGCAAGCCCGCGATCCCGCCGCCGCCCGCAGCGCGATAGAGGCCCACCTCACCTATGTCGAAACGGCACTGAACGAACAGATCCGCGCCGAACGCAACGAATCCATTGCCCGCCAAAGGCTGGAACACGAACAAGGCCGGTAGCGGCCCATGAAAAAACCCGGCGCAAGGCCGGGTTCCTTCCATTCCAATTGACCCGCCGGATCAGTGCAGCTTGGCTTCCACCTGCGCAATCGCCGCGTCGATAGAGGCAGAGGTACCCTCTGCCGTCATCTGCTTGGCCAGCACATCGCCCGCAGCCGCAACCGCCACCGCAATCGCCTGCTCGCGCACTGCGCGAATGGCCGATGCTTCGGCCGAAGCGATCTGATCCTCGGCCGCCGCCATCCGCCGCGCGATCGACGCCTGCAGATCGGCCTTGGCCTGCTCTGCCGCGTTCATCGCCTCTTCCTTGGCGTTTGCAACGATCCGCTCGGATTGCTCCTGCACATCCTTTTGCTTGCGCTCATAGGATGCCAGCAGCGCCTTGGCTTCGTCACGCAGGCTGCGCGCCTCTTCCAGTTCCGCCTTGATCTGCGCCGCGCGGCTGTCCAGCAGCCCCACGATCTTGCCCGGCACCTTGTACTTCAGCAGGATGCCGATAAAGACGAGGAAACCGATGCTCACCACGAAATCGGTGTTGCTCAGCGAAAAGAACGGCTTGCCCGCCGCCGCAAAGGCCGGGGTGGCAGACAGCGCCAGAAATGCCAGAAGCGTTCTCATCGCCATCACCCTTTCAGCCGTGCGGTCACAGCCGCGGTCACCGACCGCGCATCCGCCTTGCCGCCCAGCGCATTGACCAGTTCCTTGGCGGTATCCTTCGCCACTTCGGTCACGGCCTCCAGCGCCCCGGCACGAATTTCGCCGATCCGCTTTTCCGATTCCGCCGACCGCGCCGCGATCTCGGCATCGGCCCGCGCCGTTGCGGCATCCAGATCCTTCTGGATGTCGGCCCGCGCCTCAGCCACAATCTTTGCAGCCTCCGCACGCGCCCGCGTCAACGCATCCTGATAGGCTTTCTCGGCTTCCACCGCCTTGGCCTTCAGTTCTTCCGCTGCCGTCAGGTCATTCGTGATCGTGCCCTTGCGCTCGGCCAGAACCCCGCCAATCCGGGGCAGCGCGATACGCGACAGGACGAAATAGATCGCGATCAGCGCGACGACCAACCAGAAGATCTGGTTCGGCATCCACTCCACGCACAGCTGCGGCATCCCAATGGCACTGCCATTGGCATCCACGCAGGCTCCGATCACATCGGCAGTCGATTCAGTTGCCATCTTGTCCTCCGTCGGACCCTTTGAACTTCGAAGGGCCGCCGGTTCCCCGGCGTGCCCCCCAATAAGGATACGAAGTCAGATCAGACGGCGAACATCAGCAGAAGTGCCACGAGGAACGCGAAGATCCCCAGAGCTTCTGCAAAGGCCAGACCGATGAACAGGGTCGCGGTCTGCGAACCGGCTGCCGACGGGTTGCGCAGGGCGCCCGCCAGGAAGTTCGCGGCCACGTTGCCCACACCGACAGCGGCCACGCCCGACCCGATGGCGGCGAGGCCGGCACCGATGAACTGACCCATGCTTGCGATATCGCCTTCCATGATTTTCTCCTTAGATGGAATGCTGTTGATTAGAACCGACAGGCGCCTCAGTGGCCGGGATGCAGGGCATCCCGCAGATAGACGCAGGTCAGGATGGTAAAGACATAGGCCTGGATAAAGGCGACCAGCACCTCAAGCCCATAGATCGCGACGATGGCCAGGATCGACACCGGTGCCAGGGCAACCACCCCGGCAAAAGCGGCGAACACCTTGATCACCGTATGGCCGGCCATGATGTTGCCCGCCAGTCGGATGGAATGGCTGACCGGACGCACAAAGTAGGAAATGACCTCGATCACCGCGATGATCGGGCGCAGCACCAGCGGCGCCTCGGACATCCAGAACAGGCCAAGGAAATGCGCCCCGTTCTTGACGAAACCCAGCACCGTCACGGCGATGAACACGCCAAAGCCCAGAACCGCCGTCGCCGCGATATGCGACGTGGGGCTATAGGACATCGGGATCAGCGCCAGATAGTTCGTCATCATGATGAAGACGAACAGCGTAAAGATCTTGGGGAAATACTTCGCGCCATCCGGCCCGGCGATATCTTCCACCATCTTGTAGATAAACCCGTAGGCCAGCTCTGCGATGGATTGCACCCGCGTCGGAATGATCGCCCGCCCGCGCGTGCCCATCACGAACAGCGCCACCGTGCACAGCACCGCAATGCCCAGCCACAGCGTCACGTTCGTGGGCGTGTACCATTCCACCGGACCATCGCCGAACAGCGGCTTGACGATGAACTGGTCCATCGGGTGAAACACCAGACCGCCTTCGCTATGCGCCTCTTCCGCCACGTCAGTCGTCCCCTTCTTCGGCGGCCTCGGCCGCCTTGCGTTCCTGCACCTCTTTCGCCGATCTCAGCATGGTTTTCACACCCGCCGCGAGACCCGCGAAAATGAACAGCACCATGAAGATGGGCAGCGTTCCAAACAGAACATCCAGCCCGTATCCGATGCCGAAGCCGATCCCCAGACCGGCCACAAGTTCCACCACCATCCGCCATGCCAGATTGGCCTGCGAATACTGGCTGTCCTGATGGCGCTTGGCGGGTCCTTCGACCACGCCCTTCACCTTGGCGATCCTTTCCTCAAGCGCCCGCAGACGCTCGCGATCAGGGTCTTCAGCCATGGTTGGGTGCCCCCAGAACAGTCGGGGGATAACTACGGAGGGGGGGTGCCTGAGTCAAGCACCGAAATCCCGCCAAAACCCTGCCCCAACAATCTGTTTTCAATGCATAATTTTCCGGCGCCACAAGCCAAGCCACCCCCCGGTGCCCCACATCCTGCCCTATCAGCATATTCAACCAAACGGTTGACGATCCCACCCCCGCCCCCCAAACATGCCGCATGACCAGCCCCGCGCCCCATCCGCTCGACACCGTCTTCGCCGCGCTGGCCGATCCCACGCGCCGCGCCATCCTGACGATGCTGCTGGAGGATGACATGGCCGTCACCGATGTGGCCCATCCCTTTGCCATGTCGCTGGCCGCGATCTCAAAGCACCTTGCCGTGCTGGCCGATGCCGGCCTGATCACGCAGGAAAAACGCGGCCGCGTGAAATGGTGCAAGCTGGAGCCCGATGCCCTGCGCGCGGCATCGGTCTGGATGCAGGGCTTCGGCCAGTTCGACCCGGTCGATCTGGATGCCTTCGAACGCTTCCTCGCCTCCGAACTCCCCGAAGACAGCGAAATCTGACGCAGATTTCGCGCCGGAGTTTGACGCAAACTCCGCCCCCAACCCAAAGGCATGACGCCCATCAGCGATTTCTGCGTGCAGAAATCGTCGCGAAATCTGCGTCAGATTTC is a genomic window containing:
- a CDS encoding FCD domain-containing protein, with the translated sequence MPFHKVRPEKLSQTVIRQIELLILRGILRPGERLPSERELSERMDVSRPSLREAVGDLQDRGLLVARPNAGIYVADVLGSAFAPALVDLFSRHDEAVFDYIAFRRDMEGLAAERAARLASDTDLMVINAIYAKMEAAHGKRDPSDEAALDAEFHMAIIEASHNVVMLHMMRSMFDLLRQGVFYNRQMMFKARTTREALLDQHRAINAALQARDPAAARSAIEAHLTYVETALNEQIRAERNESIARQRLEHEQGR
- a CDS encoding F0F1 ATP synthase subunit B, whose product is MRTLLAFLALSATPAFAAAGKPFFSLSNTDFVVSIGFLVFIGILLKYKVPGKIVGLLDSRAAQIKAELEEARSLRDEAKALLASYERKQKDVQEQSERIVANAKEEAMNAAEQAKADLQASIARRMAAAEDQIASAEASAIRAVREQAIAVAVAAAGDVLAKQMTAEGTSASIDAAIAQVEAKLH
- a CDS encoding F0F1 ATP synthase subunit B', which gives rise to MATESTADVIGACVDANGSAIGMPQLCVEWMPNQIFWLVVALIAIYFVLSRIALPRIGGVLAERKGTITNDLTAAEELKAKAVEAEKAYQDALTRARAEAAKIVAEARADIQKDLDAATARADAEIAARSAESEKRIGEIRAGALEAVTEVAKDTAKELVNALGGKADARSVTAAVTARLKG
- a CDS encoding F0F1 ATP synthase subunit C — translated: MEGDIASMGQFIGAGLAAIGSGVAAVGVGNVAANFLAGALRNPSAAGSQTATLFIGLAFAEALGIFAFLVALLLMFAV
- a CDS encoding F0F1 ATP synthase subunit A, producing the protein MAEEAHSEGGLVFHPMDQFIVKPLFGDGPVEWYTPTNVTLWLGIAVLCTVALFVMGTRGRAIIPTRVQSIAELAYGFIYKMVEDIAGPDGAKYFPKIFTLFVFIMMTNYLALIPMSYSPTSHIAATAVLGFGVFIAVTVLGFVKNGAHFLGLFWMSEAPLVLRPIIAVIEVISYFVRPVSHSIRLAGNIMAGHTVIKVFAAFAGVVALAPVSILAIVAIYGLEVLVAFIQAYVFTILTCVYLRDALHPGH
- a CDS encoding AtpZ/AtpI family protein translates to MAEDPDRERLRALEERIAKVKGVVEGPAKRHQDSQYSQANLAWRMVVELVAGLGIGFGIGYGLDVLFGTLPIFMVLFIFAGLAAGVKTMLRSAKEVQERKAAEAAEEGDD
- a CDS encoding metalloregulator ArsR/SmtB family transcription factor codes for the protein MTSPAPHPLDTVFAALADPTRRAILTMLLEDDMAVTDVAHPFAMSLAAISKHLAVLADAGLITQEKRGRVKWCKLEPDALRAASVWMQGFGQFDPVDLDAFERFLASELPEDSEI